In the genome of Phlebotomus papatasi isolate M1 chromosome 2, Ppap_2.1, whole genome shotgun sequence, one region contains:
- the LOC129802291 gene encoding uncharacterized protein LOC129802291 — translation MPKNCSKDCLGLRYRINGLHQGFKWLHQTIELHEYLISMTSDYTDNSECAFIGKQ, via the coding sequence ATGCCAAAGAACTGTAGCAAAGATTGTCTAGGTCTTCGATACCGCATTAACGGACTCCACCAGGGATTCAAGTGGCTCCATCAGACCATTGAACTTCACGAATATCTCATCTCCATGACATCCGACTACACGGATAACTCAGAGTGTGCTTTCATTGGGAAACAATAG
- the LOC129802289 gene encoding U3 small nucleolar RNA-associated protein 14 homolog A, which translates to MKMKKEPPKGEPIDDDALESFRSLLSSKGNLKERDFDRADGSDDEINAQSHRKLLTAIEKIDRTQHIKAPSRTEVATKESEFHVIKSHGLMKPQERFTFHQLPNVSKKSSATVIKDLKKLSKSKKKLAKPLEKPVIERISRGIAYEKARYQLDRWEAVVQKNRFDDCLVFPQKPSDEIIIEEDATDKTPSYRIKSDLMLELEALDAKRAEQVGGEEVSPKEDEKLSKKELLAQQKELARLRRKESYEIEKARRQKKIKSKKYHKVLKKDRIRKQLLEFEKLQKSDPEEALRRLELIEKNRVAERSHLRHRNTGTWAKSLQVRAKFDKDARKDLAEQLAIGRELKEQKNSMESEESDQEAAEDAEKDEDYDPFNPWQTVSKKSTDEILGTYRKYWQERNHNEQKRKEYEALEIPEVSTEQEKHPPEEIPKKKKKVGGLAWTIEDIDEDDIKLSTICVPPDDFEGFDRKKKPLPKKKVSIDAVFDSAEQKLEQKLAQKLTKFQKTATKGKKASRKTSKKVTEKSHLNLELKKTAQRPEIDEALQESSKRANPDDSQDFNQLKKIASGDQKDSEIANIAPDSFATVEVKSLRTAIPDDVQDEDEDSERINGKLSLTEAFEDDDIFRDFSREKEDQIAADQPQDLDLTLPGWGSWTGQGVKKQPKRMILKFPKNLPRKDSKKDSVIINEILSGKTKEHLVRDLPFPFTSVKDYEASIRAPVGRTFVPETAHRVLTKPSLVTKMGTIIEPMDEKMLLSGDKPQRIRTKTGKKIQEINEKMKIHR; encoded by the coding sequence ATGAAGATGAAAAAAGAGCCCCCAAAAGGGGAACCAATTGATGACGATGCCTTGGAATCTTTTAGGAGTCTTCTGTCTTCAAAGGGCAATCTCAAAGAGCGGGATTTTGACAGAGCCGATGGTTCTGATGATGAGATTAATGCCCAATCGCATAGGAAACTCTTGACGGCTATTGAGAAAATCGACCGGACGCAGCACATAAAAGCCCCATCGAGGACAGAGGTGGCCACGAAGGAATCAGAATTCCATGTTATCAAGTCTCATGGGCTCATGAAACCCCAAGAACGTTTCACATTTCACCAACTGCCCAATGTGTCCAAGAAATCGAGTGCAACTGTCATTAAGGATTTGAAAAAGCTCAGTAAGTCCAAGAAGAAACTGGCCAAGCCCCTGGAGAAGCCGGTGATTGAGAGAATTTCCCGGGGGATAGCTTACGAAAAGGCTCGGTATCAGCTGGATCGCTGGGAAGCCGTTGTCCAGAAGAATCGCTTCGACGATTGCCTGGTTTTTCCTCAAAAGCCTTCCGATGAGATCATCATTGAGGAAGATGCCACGGACAAAACGCCTTCCTATCGCATAAAGTCTGATTTGATGTTGGAACTGGAGGCTCTGGATGCCAAGAGGGCTGAGCAGGTTGGAGGAGAGGAAGTCAGTCCGAAGGAAGATGAGAAGCTTTCGAAGAAGGAACTTCTGGCGCAGCAGAAGGAACTGGCTCGGTTGCGCCGGAAGGAATCGTATGAGATCGAGAAGGCTCGTAGGCAGAAGAAGATCAAGAGCAAGAAGTACCACAAAGTACTGAAGAAGGATCGAATCCGGAAGCAATTGCTGGAGTTTGAAAAGCTGCAGAAAAGCGATCCGGAAGAGGCCCTGAGGCGCTTGGAGCTCATTGAGAAGAATCGTGTAGCTGAGAGATCGCACCTGAGGCACAGGAATACCGGAACCTGGGCCAAGAGTCTGCAGGTTCGGGCTAAATTTGACAAGGATGCCAGGAAGGATTTGGCAGAGCAATTGGCCATTGGGCGGGAACTGAAAGAGCAGAAGAACTCAATGGAATCGGAGGAGTCTGACCAGGAAGCTGCAGAAGATGCTGAGAAAGATGAGGATTATGATCCTTTTAATCCCTGGCAGACAGTTTCCAAAAAGTCCACTGATGAAATTCTCGGGACTTACAGGAAGTACTGGCAGGAGAGAAATCACAATGAGCAAAAGAGGAAGGAATATGAAGCCCTGGAAATTCCGGAAGTGTCCACAGAGCAAGAAAAACATCCTCCGGAAGAGATTcctaagaaaaagaagaaagttGGAGGTCTGGCGTGGACAATTGAGGATATTGATGAGGATGATATCAAACTGAGCACCATCTGCGTCCCTCCGGATGATTTTGAAGGCTTTGACAGGAAAAAAAAGCCTCTCCCGAAGAAGAAAGTATCAATTGATGCTGTATTTGACTCTGCTGAGCAGAAACTGGAGCAAAAATTGGCTCAGAAGTTGACAAAGTTCCAGAAAACTGCCACAAAGGGCAAAAAAGCTTCCCGGAAGACTTCCAAAAAGGTGACAGAAAAGTCTCATCTAAATCTCGAGCTCAAGAAAACAGCTCAACGTCCGGAAATTGATGAAGCTCTTCAGGAATCCAGCAAAAGAGCAAATCCTGATGATTCCCAGGACTTCAATCAACTCAAGAAAATCGCTTCAGGAGATCAGAAAGACTCTGAAATTGCCAATATCGCCCCGGATAGCTTTGCAACAGTTGAAGTGAAATCCCTGCGAACAGCAATCCCGGATGATGTTCAGGACGAAGATGAGGATTCAGAGAGAATCAATGGAAAACTCTCCTTGACCGAAGCCTTTGAGGATGATGACATTTTTAGAGATTTCTCTCGCGAGAAGGAAGACCAAATAGCAGCAGATCAGCCTCAGGATCTCGATTTGACACTTCCAGGCTGGGGCTCGTGGACCGGGCAAGGAGTGAAGAAGCAGCCGAAACGAATGATTctgaaatttcccaaaaatctcCCAAGGAAAGATTCCAAGAAGGATTCTGTGATCATCAATGAGATTCTGAGTGGGAAAACCAAGGAGCATTTGGTCAGGGATCTACCATTCCCCTTCACGAGTGTCAAGGACTACGAAGCATCCATCCGGGCGCCTGTTGGAAGGACATTTGTACCAGAAACTGCCCATCGTGTCCTCACAAAACCGAGTCTTGTGACAAAAATGGGCACAATTATTGAGCCAATGGATGAAAAAATGCTCCTGAGTGGAGATAAACCTCAAAGGATCAGGACCAAAACGGGGAAAAAGATCCaggaaattaatgaaaagatGAAAATCCATCGTTAA